DNA from Kitasatospora herbaricolor:
CCACCAGTCGACCAGATCCTGACACCGGGGTTATTCCGTGAAAAAGCTCTCCGCACGACGGCGCCACCCACTGGCGGCGCTGGTCGTCCTACTTCTCGCCCTGGCGGCCACCGGGGGGCTGTACGCCGCGTTCGCGCCCGCCGAGAAGGCGCAGGCCGACACCGCCGCGCAGTCGCTCGCGATCGACGAGGGCAAGAAGCTCTTCGCGGTCGGCTGCTCCTCCTGCCACGGCCTCAACGGCGAGGGCAGCAGTGACGGTCCGAGCCTGGTCGGCGTCGGCTCCGCCGCGGTCGACTTCCAGGTCGCCACGGGCCGCATGCCGGCCCAGCAGCCCGGCGCCCAGGTGCCGAAGAAGAAGAACATCTACACCCAGCACGAGATCGACCAGCTCGCGGCGTTCGTCGCGTCGCTCGGCCCGGGCCCGGTGGCGCCGACCGAGAAGCAGTACACCTCGACCAACCCGGACGACGTGGCCGCGGGCGGCGAGCTGTTCCGCACCAACTGCGCCCAGTGCCACAACTTCGCCGGCCAGGGTGGTGCCCTCACCCAGGGCAAGTACGCCCCCTCGCTGGAGGGCGTGGAGGCCAAGCACATCTACGAGGCCATGCAGACCGGCCCGCAGAACATGCCCTCGTTCCCGGACACGACCATGCCCGAGGAGCAGAAGCGCCAGATCGTGGCGTTCGTCCGCAACCTCAACGAGGAGCCCAACCCCGGCGGTCTGACCCTGGGCAGCCTCGGTCCGGTGACCGAGGGTCTCTTCGGTTGGATCTTCGGTCTCGGCGTTCTCATCGCGGTCGCGATCTGGGTCGCCGCCCACACCACCAAGGCCCGGAAGTCATGAGCCACGACATGTCAGAAGACAAGCTCCCGGAGTCGCACGGCTCCGCAGGGCAGCACGAGGTCGCCTCGCACGGTGACCCGTTCGCCGACCCGGGCCTCCCGGCCCACGAACCGCGTCGCACCGACATCGACGAGCGGGCGGCCAAGCGCGCCGAGCGCCAGGTCTCGCTGATGTTCGTCGTGTCGATGCTCGCCACGGTGGGCTTCATCGCCTCCTACGTGGCGATCGACGCGGACAAGATCGTCTACATCTTCCCGCTGGGCCACGTCAGCGCGCTGAACTTCGCGCTCGGCCTGACCCTCGGGGTGGCGCTGTTCTGCATCGGCGCGGGCGCGGTCCACTGGGCCCGCACGCTGATGTCGGACCACGAGCTCCCGGCGGAGCGGCACCCGATCGAGGCTGACGACGAGGTCCGCGCGGACGTCATCGAGCAGTTCAAGACCGGCGCCGCCGAGTCCGGCTTCGGCCGCCGCAAGATGATCCGCAACACCCTGATCGGCTCGATGGCGCTCGTCCCGCTGTCGGGCGTGGTGCTGCTGCGCGACCTGGGCCCGCTGCCCGAGAAGAAGCTGCAGCACACCGGCTGGGACCTGGCCACGCCGGAGCACCCGCTCCCGCTGGTCAACATGAACACCAACAAGCCGATGAAGGCCGAGGACATCGTCGTCGGCTCGCTGACCTTCGCCAAGCCCGAGGGCCTGGAGGAGGACGACGAGACCTTCCAGCAGCAGATCGCCAAGGACGCGCTGATGCTCGTCCGGATCGCCCCGGAGAACATCAAGGACAAGGACTCCGCGGAGCTCGGCTTCGAGGGCATCCTGGCCTACTCCAAGATCTGCACGCACGTCGGCTGCCCGATCAGCCTCTACGAGCAGCAGACGCACCACGCGCTGTGCCCCTGCCACCAGTCGACCTTCGACCTGGCGGACGGCGCCCGCGTGATCTTCGGCCCGGCCGGTCACCCGCTGCCGCAGCTGAAGATCACCACCAACGAAGAGGGCTTCC
Protein-coding regions in this window:
- the qcrC gene encoding cytochrome bc1 complex diheme cytochrome c subunit — translated: MKKLSARRRHPLAALVVLLLALAATGGLYAAFAPAEKAQADTAAQSLAIDEGKKLFAVGCSSCHGLNGEGSSDGPSLVGVGSAAVDFQVATGRMPAQQPGAQVPKKKNIYTQHEIDQLAAFVASLGPGPVAPTEKQYTSTNPDDVAAGGELFRTNCAQCHNFAGQGGALTQGKYAPSLEGVEAKHIYEAMQTGPQNMPSFPDTTMPEEQKRQIVAFVRNLNEEPNPGGLTLGSLGPVTEGLFGWIFGLGVLIAVAIWVAAHTTKARKS
- the qcrA gene encoding cytochrome bc1 complex Rieske iron-sulfur subunit; this encodes MSHDMSEDKLPESHGSAGQHEVASHGDPFADPGLPAHEPRRTDIDERAAKRAERQVSLMFVVSMLATVGFIASYVAIDADKIVYIFPLGHVSALNFALGLTLGVALFCIGAGAVHWARTLMSDHELPAERHPIEADDEVRADVIEQFKTGAAESGFGRRKMIRNTLIGSMALVPLSGVVLLRDLGPLPEKKLQHTGWDLATPEHPLPLVNMNTNKPMKAEDIVVGSLTFAKPEGLEEDDETFQQQIAKDALMLVRIAPENIKDKDSAELGFEGILAYSKICTHVGCPISLYEQQTHHALCPCHQSTFDLADGARVIFGPAGHPLPQLKITTNEEGFLVATGDFAEPVGPSFWERS